A window of Shewanella mesophila contains these coding sequences:
- a CDS encoding sugar diacid recognition domain-containing protein: MYFLDSQIAQQIVDRTMAIIKHNINVMNNLGVILGSGDPHRIGSTHEGALLAISQNRTVTINQASTSSLQGVKPGINLPLHYQGEVIGVVGITGDPEHLMAYGELLKMSAEMIVEQANSIELTQWQNRQQEEFILQLIKGEYNDIDQLKAWAKKLNIDLYMPRVAAVIQVQEDNPHTTANSLLKQVLNLLENPSRGNLVAMTSMTELVILKPAFLDGKQWNASLESERIDQLLKRIPAEMNAQLKIALGHYFPAATDIHHSYQTAKETLRFGMQMQPKRSKYLFEDFSLLVMLSGLKQDWRGQQLLTPFSKLIEQDNNQQLRKTLAAYLTHLGDQGACAKQLYIHRNTLRYRLDKISQITGVELNKIDGLLQLYLGQILLSDPN, encoded by the coding sequence GTGTACTTTTTAGACTCACAAATCGCGCAGCAGATTGTCGACCGCACCATGGCGATCATCAAACACAATATTAATGTGATGAATAACCTCGGGGTTATTTTGGGCTCAGGCGATCCCCATCGTATCGGCTCGACCCATGAGGGTGCCCTACTTGCCATCAGCCAAAATCGCACCGTTACCATAAATCAAGCCAGTACCTCGAGTCTTCAGGGCGTCAAGCCAGGGATTAATCTGCCCTTGCACTATCAAGGGGAGGTTATCGGTGTTGTGGGTATTACTGGAGATCCTGAACATCTGATGGCCTATGGCGAGCTACTGAAGATGAGCGCCGAGATGATTGTTGAACAGGCCAATTCAATTGAGCTAACGCAATGGCAGAACCGTCAGCAAGAGGAGTTTATTCTGCAACTCATTAAGGGCGAATATAACGATATTGATCAGCTCAAAGCGTGGGCAAAGAAACTCAACATCGACCTTTATATGCCCCGCGTCGCGGCGGTGATCCAAGTACAGGAGGATAACCCCCATACCACGGCAAACTCACTACTAAAACAAGTCCTTAACCTGCTTGAAAATCCATCTAGGGGTAACCTAGTCGCCATGACATCGATGACAGAGCTGGTGATCCTCAAACCTGCGTTTCTGGATGGCAAACAGTGGAATGCGAGTCTCGAAAGTGAGCGTATCGACCAGCTGCTTAAACGGATCCCCGCGGAAATGAACGCTCAGTTAAAAATCGCCTTGGGACACTACTTTCCTGCCGCGACCGATATTCATCACTCTTACCAAACTGCAAAAGAAACCCTTAGATTTGGCATGCAGATGCAACCCAAACGAAGCAAATACCTGTTTGAAGATTTCTCTTTGCTGGTGATGTTATCGGGACTCAAACAAGATTGGCGCGGTCAGCAACTGCTCACGCCGTTTAGCAAGTTAATTGAGCAAGACAATAACCAGCAGCTACGAAAAACTCTGGCGGCGTATCTGACTCATTTAGGCGATCAGGGCGCTTGTGCAAAACAGCTTTATATCCACCGCAATACCCTTCGGTATCGGCTCGAT
- a CDS encoding MtrB/PioB family decaheme-associated outer membrane protein: MKFNLNLVTLALIANASVFVPNMVLADGYGVQNANTDKVKFDKWACKRCAIDTGVSGTVGVGVGYNDSNDIHSANAFAAENEFAGKVDADVRYTNKSGYRATVEAQDLGMENGRLDVNTGKVGQYKINLNYRQIATYDTDSAMTPYLGVSGDHLTLPNNWQTAGSSQDMSQLYSSLNPTELSLKRKRAGLGFEYQAEELWSTYINYQREDKEGLKQASGSFFNQSMMLAEPVDYTTDTIEAGVKLKGDNWFTALNYSGSSFKNQYSQLTFDNVFNPTFGAQTQGVMALDPDNEAHVVSLMGQYVAGKTIMSGRVHYGQMTQDQAFVTSGYGYQTPAEALDGKVDMNGVNLKVVSRINSTVRLNASYDYSDRDNKTNVEQWTQISINSTTGKVAYNTPYDITTQRGKLGADFRLSRGMNLEAGYDYRRDERSYQDRETTDENTLWTKFRISAFNNWDMWIKGSYGERDGSEYQASEWTSSESNDLLRKYNLADRKRTMVEARVSHTPIDALTIDFGARYALDDYNETQIGLTESKDLSYDANISYLINDDMMVNAFYNRQNIDSEQAGSTNFSAPNWFGVVEDQVDVIGAGFSYNNLLENKMRLGVDYTYSDSSSNTQVTQGISGDYGDYSAKVHNINVYGQYQATEKMALRLDYKMENYKDNDPGNSIAPDGIWNVVSFGANSHDYTAHLIMLSMSYKL; this comes from the coding sequence ATGAAATTCAACTTAAATTTAGTCACGCTCGCCCTGATCGCTAATGCCAGTGTTTTTGTACCAAACATGGTTCTAGCCGATGGCTATGGCGTACAAAACGCTAATACTGACAAAGTAAAATTTGATAAGTGGGCATGTAAGCGCTGCGCTATTGATACAGGCGTATCAGGCACAGTAGGCGTGGGTGTTGGTTACAATGACAGTAACGACATCCACTCTGCTAATGCTTTTGCCGCCGAAAATGAGTTTGCAGGCAAAGTCGATGCCGATGTCAGATACACCAACAAATCAGGCTATCGCGCGACAGTAGAAGCCCAAGATCTGGGCATGGAAAATGGTCGTTTAGACGTGAATACCGGTAAGGTAGGTCAATACAAGATCAACCTAAATTACCGTCAAATCGCAACCTATGACACAGACAGTGCCATGACGCCATATCTAGGCGTTAGTGGCGATCATTTAACCCTGCCTAACAACTGGCAAACTGCAGGTTCTAGCCAAGATATGAGCCAGCTTTATAGCAGCTTAAATCCAACTGAACTGTCGCTTAAACGCAAACGTGCAGGCCTTGGGTTTGAATATCAAGCCGAAGAGCTGTGGAGCACTTACATCAACTATCAGCGTGAAGACAAAGAGGGCCTTAAACAAGCCTCTGGTAGCTTCTTTAACCAATCGATGATGCTTGCTGAACCTGTTGATTACACCACAGATACGATTGAAGCGGGTGTTAAGTTAAAAGGCGATAACTGGTTTACTGCACTGAACTATTCAGGTTCCAGCTTTAAAAACCAATATAGTCAACTGACCTTTGACAATGTGTTTAATCCAACCTTTGGCGCGCAAACTCAAGGCGTAATGGCACTCGACCCTGACAATGAAGCCCATGTTGTTTCATTGATGGGCCAATATGTTGCAGGCAAAACCATCATGAGTGGTCGCGTGCATTACGGCCAAATGACTCAGGACCAAGCTTTTGTCACCTCAGGTTATGGTTATCAAACCCCTGCCGAAGCATTAGATGGCAAGGTCGATATGAATGGCGTCAACCTTAAAGTGGTCTCGCGTATCAATAGCACTGTGCGCCTAAACGCCAGCTACGACTATAGCGATCGTGATAACAAGACCAATGTTGAACAATGGACGCAGATCAGCATTAACTCAACAACCGGAAAAGTGGCTTACAACACGCCTTACGATATCACCACCCAACGCGGTAAATTGGGCGCTGATTTCCGTCTTAGCCGTGGTATGAACCTAGAAGCAGGTTACGACTATCGTCGTGATGAGCGCAGCTACCAAGACCGTGAAACTACAGATGAAAATACACTTTGGACCAAGTTCCGTATCAGTGCATTTAACAACTGGGATATGTGGATCAAGGGCAGCTATGGTGAGCGTGATGGTTCTGAGTATCAGGCATCTGAATGGACTTCAAGCGAGTCAAATGACCTGCTACGCAAGTACAACTTAGCCGATCGCAAGCGCACTATGGTTGAGGCTCGCGTTAGCCACACACCAATCGATGCGTTAACTATCGACTTTGGTGCGCGCTATGCACTCGATGACTACAACGAAACTCAAATTGGTCTAACTGAATCGAAAGATCTTAGTTATGACGCCAATATTAGCTACTTAATCAATGACGACATGATGGTTAACGCCTTCTACAATCGTCAGAATATTGATTCAGAGCAAGCTGGCAGCACTAACTTTAGTGCACCTAACTGGTTTGGCGTTGTAGAAGATCAAGTCGATGTCATTGGTGCCGGCTTTAGCTATAACAATCTGTTAGAGAACAAGATGCGCCTAGGCGTAGACTACACTTACTCAGATTCAAGCAGTAATACCCAAGTGACCCAAGGGATCAGCGGCGATTACGGCGACTACTCAGCTAAAGTGCATAATATCAATGTCTATGGTCAATATCAGGCAACTGAAAAAATGGCGCTTCGTCTTGATTACAAGATGGAAAACTACAAAGACAACGATCCAGGCAACAGCATAGCCCCGGATGGGATCTGGAACGTCGTGAGTTTTGGCGCTAACAGCCACGACTACACAGCCCATCTCATCATGTTGAGCATGAGCTACAAGTTGTAA
- a CDS encoding DmsE family decaheme c-type cytochrome, with protein MKIVNKFKSLIPAVMAAAVLSLGISHSAIASKWDAKMTPDEVEATLDKKFAEGQYSPKGADTCLMCHGKSEKVMDLFKGVHGATHSSNSPMAGLQCESCHGPMGKHNKGGNEPMITFGPDSTLSAEKQNSVCMSCHQDDKRMSWNGGHHDNADVACASCHSVHTEKDPVLSKNTEMEVCTSCHTKQKADMNKRSSHPMKWNQMTCSDCHNPHGTMADSDLVKPSVNETCYSCHAEKRGPKLWEHAPVTENCVTCHNPHGSVNEGMLNTRAPQLCQQCHASDGHASNAYMGNTEQGSTVGGNAFTGGRSCLNCHSQVHGSNHPSGKLFQR; from the coding sequence ATGAAAATCGTAAACAAATTCAAAAGCCTCATCCCAGCCGTTATGGCTGCTGCGGTGCTTAGTTTGGGTATAAGCCACAGTGCTATCGCATCGAAGTGGGACGCAAAAATGACGCCCGATGAAGTAGAAGCCACCCTGGACAAAAAGTTCGCAGAAGGCCAATACTCACCAAAAGGTGCCGACACCTGTTTGATGTGCCACGGTAAATCAGAAAAAGTGATGGACCTATTTAAAGGTGTCCACGGCGCGACACACTCCAGCAATAGCCCAATGGCGGGTCTGCAATGTGAGTCATGCCACGGCCCAATGGGTAAACACAATAAGGGTGGTAATGAGCCAATGATCACCTTTGGCCCTGATTCCACTCTATCAGCAGAAAAGCAAAACAGCGTCTGTATGAGTTGTCACCAAGATGATAAGCGTATGTCTTGGAATGGCGGTCATCACGACAATGCCGATGTTGCCTGTGCATCATGTCACTCGGTACATACGGAAAAAGATCCAGTGCTGTCAAAAAACACTGAGATGGAAGTCTGTACTAGCTGTCACACTAAGCAAAAAGCGGACATGAACAAGCGCTCTAGTCATCCAATGAAATGGAACCAAATGACCTGTAGCGATTGTCATAATCCACACGGCACTATGGCAGATTCAGACTTGGTAAAGCCAAGCGTAAATGAAACTTGCTACTCATGTCATGCTGAAAAACGCGGCCCAAAGCTATGGGAACATGCCCCCGTCACTGAAAACTGTGTGACCTGTCATAACCCACACGGCAGCGTAAACGAAGGTATGCTAAATACTCGTGCTCCTCAGCTATGCCAGCAATGCCATGCCAGCGATGGCCATGCCAGCAATGCCTACATGGGTAATACAGAACAAGGCTCAACTGTTGGCGGTAATGCCTTTACAGGTGGCCGCAGCTGCTTGAACTGTCATAGTCAGGTCCATGGTTCTAACCATCCATCTGGCAAACTATTCCAGCGCTAA
- a CDS encoding OmcA/MtrC family decaheme c-type cytochrome, whose protein sequence is MMNIRNNKFALLLAASAVSMALSGCGGSDGNDGNPGNPGGSAADHIDTLNLDITKVSYDNGVPTINVFATNEEDLPVVGLTKLEVKKAVQLLPQGSTGAGDSAQWQFIGSQKAFTDHKNGNYSLTVEVEGYNPELTQRFNVIASAATLQDGVTTVPRTEISQDFSGEGYAPLYTKNIVATASCNTCHGEGQEIYHGYNVETCISCHTQELADSRGKPQVAFSHLVHNVHNDAKMYGPNMELSAETAHAIVQDNCQACHVQSDDLAEWGNWSRVPTMETCTSCHVNIDFQAGKGHSQQSDNSNCVACHNASWTEEIHSENAIQKKALIDQYGIQTESTIDSTTKAATISIQIVNTAGENVDINDVLPMIQRVEIVTNVGPNNVTLGYGGKDSINAIKNGVVDAKATIQDGKLVYTTTKELMLNTEAGADNETAFTFVGWAMCSEAGKFVKCEDPAFDGGDADKYTAMKADLAFASLSGQTPSMRHVDSVNFTACASCHTPEFEIHKGSHHAGFVMSEQLSHAKDANDMPIIGVDACVACHTPDGTYAGGTNKGALEMKLHVVHGEQGIIKDCAQCHNDFNLDAFKVKGALATKVINPYTPSQESLYTTPITATCTSCHTSDSVKAHAESQGAIINGAKDVANDAAQLETCFYCHAPVIEDHTAVKM, encoded by the coding sequence ATGATGAACATAAGAAATAATAAATTTGCGCTGCTTCTCGCAGCAAGTGCAGTCTCTATGGCTCTTAGTGGTTGTGGCGGCAGCGATGGTAATGACGGTAACCCAGGTAACCCAGGTGGTTCTGCCGCTGATCATATCGATACATTAAACTTGGATATTACCAAAGTCTCTTATGACAATGGTGTACCAACCATTAATGTATTTGCCACCAACGAAGAAGACCTACCCGTGGTTGGCCTAACAAAGCTTGAAGTTAAGAAAGCTGTTCAGTTACTTCCACAAGGTTCAACTGGTGCAGGCGATAGTGCACAATGGCAATTTATCGGCTCTCAGAAAGCGTTTACTGACCACAAGAACGGCAACTACAGCCTTACTGTCGAGGTAGAAGGCTACAACCCTGAACTAACACAACGTTTTAACGTAATTGCCAGCGCGGCGACGCTGCAAGACGGTGTGACTACTGTGCCACGTACCGAGATATCCCAAGATTTCTCTGGCGAAGGTTATGCACCGCTTTATACAAAGAATATTGTCGCCACCGCCAGCTGTAATACCTGTCACGGCGAAGGACAGGAAATTTATCACGGCTATAATGTCGAAACTTGTATCTCTTGTCATACTCAGGAATTAGCTGATAGCAGAGGTAAGCCACAAGTTGCCTTTAGCCACCTTGTTCATAACGTCCATAACGATGCAAAAATGTACGGCCCAAACATGGAACTGAGTGCTGAGACAGCACATGCTATCGTTCAAGACAACTGTCAAGCCTGTCACGTACAATCTGATGATCTTGCAGAGTGGGGCAACTGGTCACGAGTTCCAACCATGGAAACCTGTACTAGCTGTCACGTAAATATCGACTTCCAAGCCGGTAAAGGCCACTCACAGCAAAGTGACAACAGCAACTGCGTCGCCTGTCATAACGCGAGCTGGACTGAAGAGATCCACAGCGAAAATGCAATTCAGAAAAAAGCACTGATCGATCAATATGGTATCCAAACTGAGTCTACTATCGATTCAACAACTAAAGCAGCGACCATTAGCATTCAAATCGTTAATACTGCTGGCGAAAATGTTGATATCAATGACGTTCTGCCAATGATCCAGCGCGTTGAAATCGTCACCAACGTGGGTCCAAATAATGTGACCTTAGGCTACGGCGGTAAAGACTCAATCAACGCCATTAAGAACGGTGTAGTGGATGCAAAAGCGACTATCCAAGACGGTAAGCTAGTTTACACAACCACTAAAGAGCTTATGCTAAATACTGAAGCCGGTGCTGATAACGAAACCGCCTTTACCTTTGTTGGTTGGGCTATGTGTTCAGAAGCTGGCAAATTCGTAAAATGCGAAGACCCTGCATTTGACGGTGGCGACGCTGATAAGTACACCGCGATGAAAGCGGATTTAGCTTTCGCTTCATTATCAGGTCAAACCCCAAGCATGCGTCACGTTGACTCTGTTAACTTTACCGCTTGTGCTTCTTGTCATACACCTGAGTTCGAAATCCACAAAGGTAGCCACCATGCTGGTTTCGTGATGTCTGAGCAGCTTTCACACGCAAAAGATGCTAACGATATGCCAATCATAGGTGTTGATGCATGTGTGGCTTGTCATACACCAGACGGTACTTATGCAGGCGGCACCAATAAAGGTGCGTTAGAGATGAAACTCCACGTGGTTCACGGCGAGCAAGGCATCATCAAAGATTGTGCTCAGTGTCATAACGACTTTAACCTTGACGCATTCAAAGTGAAAGGCGCATTAGCAACTAAAGTAATAAACCCTTACACACCAAGCCAAGAGAGCCTATACACTACACCTATCACTGCGACATGTACTTCATGTCACACCAGCGATAGCGTTAAAGCCCATGCAGAAAGCCAAGGTGCGATCATTAATGGTGCAAAAGATGTCGCTAACGATGCTGCTCAGTTAGAAACCTGTTTCTACTGTCATGCTCCTGTTATCGAAGATCACACTGCGGTTAAGATGTAA
- a CDS encoding OmcA/MtrC family decaheme c-type cytochrome, which yields MMKKFNFNAATKAVLGAGLLSLAISGCGSDGKNGEDGKDGVIGVNIDSTASLKATFTNASIDAGTVKVDFTLQDANGVAVLGLTKDHDLRFGIAQLTHVVETTGEGEAAVEADRGFQWQAYINAEKAPNPSWVPEGETDITPSTQYQANVEQASKCDDCLVDNQDGSYSYTFQTNIAQVTTPLTITYDADATQRITLELEQPNVTANANYDFQPSTGKTEDIQTRDVVSIEACYTCHQPESLALHGGRRINIENCASCHTATSGDPETGNSVDFTYMIHAIHRGNERHTYDADGVEVPAPYKVIGYGGGVHDYGKVMFPQKPAADCSSCHVEGANAPANADLFKADLSNTACIGCHSEKPSAHHGSTDCVACHNSTEPYGGTGSAFKRHGDVLKAYNEAREMSVKFSDIGVDANGKFVFNVQVLDQNGAAIDGEFLDPSSRVVVAWDVDKDFPAYSEASYSNRRIALKEGVYDAATKTYTLTGTKFDVPADANGKTFELWSALKVCFNNGGYGVADIELTACATDGVRKIEAKDAPLHFVWKDGAVDDTAKAASRRDIIDPTKCQGCHNQENHHYNNDYNCQTCHTSDKSVKESVRSSGLFDSPTSYAYKAHHAAGHDMNAKWGSGLKSGTVMKTDCLTCHTAEDSRNGIDNGITLGRSPDRVWNYPNLETKDSAGIWVSSDAGACLSCHQAHLSDAGQSHIETNGGILDGTSADDVRTRAAETCQTCHTPEKVMALHGH from the coding sequence ATGATGAAAAAGTTCAATTTTAATGCGGCGACAAAAGCCGTATTAGGTGCAGGGCTTCTCTCTTTAGCCATATCAGGTTGCGGCAGCGACGGAAAAAATGGTGAAGATGGAAAAGATGGTGTTATTGGTGTCAATATTGACTCAACCGCCAGCCTAAAAGCAACATTTACCAATGCAAGCATTGATGCTGGCACGGTAAAAGTCGATTTTACGCTTCAAGATGCTAACGGCGTCGCCGTTCTCGGTCTCACCAAAGATCACGACTTAAGATTTGGCATTGCACAATTAACTCACGTAGTTGAAACCACAGGCGAAGGTGAGGCAGCCGTTGAAGCTGATCGCGGTTTCCAATGGCAAGCCTATATTAATGCTGAAAAAGCACCAAACCCAAGTTGGGTTCCTGAGGGTGAAACCGATATTACCCCATCGACTCAATATCAAGCCAACGTTGAGCAAGCTTCAAAATGTGATGACTGTTTGGTCGATAATCAAGATGGTAGCTACAGCTACACATTCCAGACTAATATTGCCCAAGTGACGACACCACTGACCATCACCTATGATGCCGATGCCACTCAGCGTATTACCTTAGAGCTTGAGCAACCTAACGTAACCGCGAACGCCAATTACGATTTCCAACCTTCAACGGGTAAAACTGAAGATATTCAGACTCGTGATGTGGTTTCAATCGAAGCCTGTTACACCTGTCACCAACCAGAAAGCCTTGCTTTACATGGCGGTCGACGCATTAATATCGAAAATTGCGCCTCATGCCATACGGCAACATCTGGCGACCCTGAGACGGGTAACAGTGTCGACTTTACCTACATGATCCATGCGATCCATAGAGGAAATGAGCGCCACACTTATGATGCCGATGGCGTCGAAGTGCCAGCACCTTACAAAGTTATCGGCTATGGCGGCGGCGTTCACGACTATGGCAAGGTGATGTTCCCACAAAAGCCTGCTGCTGACTGTAGTTCATGTCACGTTGAAGGGGCTAACGCACCTGCCAATGCTGATTTGTTCAAAGCAGATCTAAGCAACACGGCTTGTATCGGTTGTCATAGCGAAAAACCATCAGCGCATCATGGCAGCACTGATTGTGTCGCATGTCACAACAGTACTGAACCTTACGGCGGAACAGGTAGTGCATTCAAACGTCACGGCGATGTACTGAAAGCTTACAACGAAGCTCGTGAGATGAGCGTGAAATTCAGCGACATCGGCGTTGATGCAAACGGTAAATTCGTGTTCAACGTACAAGTACTTGACCAAAATGGCGCAGCCATTGACGGCGAGTTCTTAGACCCAAGCTCACGTGTTGTCGTAGCATGGGATGTCGATAAAGATTTCCCTGCATACAGCGAAGCCTCTTATAGCAATCGTCGTATTGCCCTAAAAGAGGGTGTCTATGATGCGGCAACCAAAACCTACACATTAACGGGCACTAAATTTGATGTACCAGCCGATGCTAATGGTAAAACATTTGAGTTGTGGTCAGCACTAAAAGTGTGTTTCAACAATGGTGGATACGGCGTTGCGGACATTGAACTAACGGCTTGTGCTACCGACGGTGTGCGTAAAATTGAAGCCAAAGATGCTCCGCTACATTTCGTCTGGAAAGACGGTGCTGTAGACGATACTGCTAAAGCGGCTTCTCGCCGTGACATCATTGACCCAACTAAGTGTCAAGGTTGTCATAACCAAGAGAACCACCACTACAATAACGACTACAACTGCCAAACTTGTCACACTTCAGATAAGTCAGTTAAAGAATCTGTTCGTAGTTCAGGTCTGTTTGATAGCCCTACCAGCTATGCCTATAAAGCGCACCATGCAGCAGGGCATGATATGAATGCCAAATGGGGCAGCGGGCTTAAATCTGGAACGGTAATGAAGACAGATTGCTTGACTTGTCACACGGCCGAAGACTCTAGAAACGGGATCGATAATGGTATCACCTTAGGCCGCTCGCCTGATCGTGTATGGAACTATCCTAATCTTGAAACTAAAGACAGTGCAGGTATATGGGTATCGTCAGATGCGGGTGCATGTTTAAGTTGTCACCAAGCTCACTTAAGCGATGCGGGTCAATCTCACATCGAAACTAACGGCGGTATTTTAGATGGTACAAGTGCAGACGATGTACGTACTCGTGCAGCAGAAACTTGCCAAACCTGTCATACGCCAGAGAAAGTCATGGCACTTCACGGCCATTAA
- a CDS encoding multiheme c-type cytochrome produces the protein MMKRYSIGTAVKAAFSVGVLSLALVGCGGSDGKDGEDGKPGEIAIDINSATAVQTKVELANYDEASKTLSFEFSLTNPNGVAVTGLENLKDPLRIAFGRMGTRSEAFTPFALEDGTQVTARADGDEQIWLSYRNTTKDGVPMTGTNNWRPTRDCPEGETCLAYLGQGKYKITAPNIIDTNGLDYDYDVNQIQGIYVMTYGVGQNKLKNVEAYYWDPLTQQSVGSPKKVLEMETCTNCHVGQDHIRHGNYGNTADGCGFCHTDYTVYSGSGVDSEGNTVEFNFDGSIKGLVHGIHTGITEGERRELGKFSSVIANPAKNPAFAYEFDGAALDSEGNPQAELNFPTSTADCQSCHVSYTETEETLPEDLTTHALAWFADKDTVGCQTCHGDYHYGSRTEVIGEDTVLVGCVSCHNSNDGNTRGGAFRHFAGHEKDSREAASQAGILVDASYSEINWDEATSTLTFTMNLMKGEQAVTGEFVPRVSIYVNAIDSVSPDAFLASRTSGTAVANQDSSYSVTVDGSKASYVLPSLAQALNNGADLAITSSFNTCFNNKTSTLLPLDAEGNCTGVLSPNAAKTEFVKLDGTQGSERASAVDYENCASCHNNDMVARKGAAHYRNADIHTCAQCHEAGDYNSMIVRVHGTFGKAHGREDVQSLVSSANCSACHSDNDFGLENARSTPMRWNRKDETFSSPQAGVCASCHVSSSYDIGGGKDAAKSHIESMGGVVAGTYEQAMLNSESCLTCHNSEKVAELHKQN, from the coding sequence ATGATGAAACGGTATTCAATCGGTACCGCAGTCAAAGCAGCTTTTAGTGTTGGGGTATTGTCCTTAGCACTGGTCGGTTGTGGTGGCAGCGATGGTAAAGATGGTGAAGACGGCAAGCCTGGCGAAATCGCAATTGATATCAACAGCGCAACTGCAGTTCAAACTAAAGTCGAACTAGCAAACTATGATGAGGCTTCAAAAACCCTAAGTTTTGAATTTAGTCTAACCAATCCTAATGGCGTCGCCGTAACGGGATTAGAAAATCTAAAAGATCCTCTAAGAATTGCCTTCGGGCGCATGGGGACTCGCAGTGAGGCCTTTACGCCTTTTGCACTAGAAGATGGAACCCAAGTTACGGCAAGAGCCGATGGAGATGAGCAAATTTGGTTATCCTATCGAAACACCACTAAAGATGGCGTACCTATGACAGGCACCAACAACTGGCGCCCTACTCGTGACTGCCCTGAGGGTGAAACCTGTCTTGCGTATTTAGGCCAAGGTAAATACAAGATCACCGCGCCCAATATCATAGACACTAACGGTTTAGACTACGACTACGACGTCAACCAGATCCAAGGCATCTACGTGATGACCTATGGTGTCGGTCAAAACAAGCTGAAAAATGTCGAAGCTTACTATTGGGATCCGCTAACGCAACAGTCAGTCGGGTCACCGAAGAAAGTACTGGAGATGGAAACCTGTACTAACTGTCACGTTGGTCAAGACCATATTCGTCATGGCAACTATGGGAACACCGCCGATGGTTGTGGTTTCTGCCATACCGACTACACAGTTTATAGCGGCTCGGGTGTCGACAGTGAAGGTAATACAGTTGAGTTTAACTTCGATGGTTCCATCAAAGGTTTAGTACACGGTATTCATACTGGTATTACCGAAGGCGAGCGTCGCGAGCTTGGGAAATTCAGCTCAGTGATTGCAAATCCGGCTAAAAACCCTGCATTTGCCTATGAATTTGATGGTGCAGCGCTTGATAGTGAGGGCAATCCACAAGCTGAGCTTAACTTCCCTACTTCAACGGCAGACTGCCAAAGCTGTCACGTTAGCTACACAGAGACTGAAGAAACACTGCCAGAAGACCTTACAACTCATGCATTAGCTTGGTTTGCAGATAAAGACACGGTTGGATGCCAAACCTGTCACGGTGACTACCACTATGGTAGCCGTACAGAAGTCATTGGCGAAGATACTGTGCTAGTTGGTTGTGTCAGTTGCCATAACTCAAATGATGGCAATACTCGCGGCGGCGCATTCCGTCACTTTGCTGGACATGAAAAAGACAGCCGTGAAGCCGCTTCTCAAGCGGGTATCTTAGTTGATGCGAGCTACAGCGAAATCAACTGGGATGAAGCCACCTCAACGCTAACTTTCACCATGAACCTAATGAAAGGTGAACAAGCGGTGACTGGTGAATTCGTGCCTCGCGTGTCGATTTATGTCAACGCCATAGACTCAGTAAGCCCTGATGCGTTTTTAGCAAGCCGTACAAGTGGCACCGCAGTTGCGAATCAAGATAGTAGCTATAGTGTAACCGTCGACGGTTCAAAAGCTAGCTATGTTCTACCATCATTAGCACAAGCCTTGAATAACGGTGCAGACCTAGCTATTACTTCTAGCTTTAACACTTGCTTTAATAACAAGACATCAACCCTGCTTCCACTTGATGCTGAAGGCAATTGTACAGGTGTACTTAGCCCTAATGCTGCCAAAACTGAGTTTGTTAAACTTGATGGCACCCAAGGTAGTGAACGCGCAAGCGCGGTCGATTATGAAAACTGTGCAAGCTGTCATAACAATGACATGGTCGCACGCAAAGGTGCCGCGCACTATCGTAACGCCGATATACATACTTGTGCTCAATGTCATGAGGCCGGTGATTACAACAGCATGATTGTTCGTGTTCATGGTACTTTCGGTAAAGCCCACGGCCGCGAAGATGTTCAATCACTCGTCAGCAGTGCAAACTGTAGCGCATGCCATAGCGACAATGACTTTGGGTTAGAAAATGCGCGTTCAACCCCAATGCGTTGGAATAGAAAAGATGAAACCTTTTCTAGCCCACAGGCGGGTGTATGTGCATCGTGCCACGTCTCTAGCAGCTACGATATCGGTGGTGGTAAAGATGCAGCTAAATCACACATCGAAAGCATGGGGGGAGTAGTTGCAGGCACTTATGAACAAGCTATGCTCAATAGCGAATCATGCCTCACTTGCCACAACAGTGAAAAAGTCGCTGAGCTGCATAAGCAAAACTAA